A stretch of the Arachis stenosperma cultivar V10309 chromosome 6, arast.V10309.gnm1.PFL2, whole genome shotgun sequence genome encodes the following:
- the LOC130934510 gene encoding uncharacterized protein LOC130934510: protein MIGEAIRNGRISPLLVGRDHIELSHLQFADDTILFCPPEEETIKNYRRLLRCFELMSGLSINFDKSSLISINCEESWVQGMCGVLGCKAASLPVKYLGISLGANPRLVKTWKPIIDKVEEKLSLWKAKALNKAGKLVLIKSVLNSLPVYYLSLYKMPKGVAEKLITLQRRFL, encoded by the coding sequence ATGATTGGTGAGGCTATTAGAAATGGTCGCATATCTCCGCTGTTGGTTGGAAGAGATCACATCGAGTTGTCTCATCTTCAGTTTGCAGACGATACTATACTGTTCTGCCCACCGGAGGAAGAGACCATCAAGAATTACAGGAGGCTACTTCGCTGCTTTGAACTAATGTCAGGTTTAAGCATCAATTTCGATAAATCTAGCTTGATTTCTATTAATTGTGAAGAGTCGTGGGTACAAGGAATGTGTGGTGTGCTGGGCTGTAAGGCAGCCTCTCTTCCAGTCAAATATCTGGGAATCTCACTAGGAGCAAATCCAAGGCTGGTGAAGACTTGGAAGCCAATAATAGACAAAGTGGAGGAAAAACTTAGTCTCTGGAAAGCCAAGGCTCTCAATAAGGCCGGTAAGTTGGTTCTCATCAAGTCGGTGTTGAATAGCCTTCCGGTTTACTATCTGAGCTTGTATAAGATGCCTAAAGGTGTTGCAGAGAAACTGATCACTTTGCAGAGAAGATTCCTATAG